The following are encoded in a window of Caretta caretta isolate rCarCar2 chromosome 19, rCarCar1.hap1, whole genome shotgun sequence genomic DNA:
- the RPA2 gene encoding replication protein A 32 kDa subunit isoform X2 — translation MWSSHGGFESGYGGSAISGGYTQSPGGFGSPAATQGEKKQRSRSQNIVPCTVSQLLAAEQIDETFKIREVEISQVVIMGIIRQAEKAPTNILYKIDDMTAAPMDVRQWVDTDNKKSLVAFKIMPLEDMNEFTTHLLEIVNAHMVLRKSIMTSSKMPQSLGSFGMGDMASYGCGSSVPVNGLTAHQSQVLNLIKSCSDPEGLSLKELKSQLHNINIITIKQAVEFLSSEGHIYSTVDDDHYKSTDAE, via the exons ATGTGGAGCAGCCACG gtGGCTTTGAGAGTGGCTATGGAGGGTCTGCAATTAGTGGGGGATACACACAGTCCCCAGGGGGGTTTGGATCTCCTGCAGCCACCCAGGGAGAAAAGAAACAG AGATCCCGATCCCAGAATATTGTGCCATGTACAGTGTCTCAGTTACTTGCTGCTGAGCAGATTGATGAGACATTCAAGATCCGAGAAGTAGAGATCTCGCag GTTGTTATCATGGGGATAATCAGACAGGCAGAGAAAGCACCAACCAACATCCTCTACAAAATAGATGATATGACTGCAGCCCCAATGGATGTCAGACAGTGGGTTGATACTGAT AATAAGAAGAGCCTGGTAGCATTTAAGATCATGCCTCTTGAAGATATGAATGAGTTCACCACACACTTATTGGAAATCGTCAATGCACATATGGTCCTCAGAAAAAGCATCATG ACATCATCAAAAATGCCTCAGTCTCTGGGCTCCTTTGGAATGGGTGATATGGCAAGCTATGGATGTGGTAGTAGTGTGCCAGTGAATGGACTTACAGCACATCAGAGTCAG GTGTTAAATTTGATTAAAAGCTGCTCTGATCCAGAAGGCTTGAGCCTGAAGGAGCTGAAATCCCAACTACATAACATCAATATAATAACAATCAA GCAAGCGGTTGAATTTCTTAGCAGTGAGGGACACATCTATTCCACTGTGGATGACGATCACTATAAATCTACAGATGCCGAATAA
- the RPA2 gene encoding replication protein A 32 kDa subunit isoform X1 — MAAAAQPLAGAAATGRSGLRLRHPRHGGSRLAGALRALRVGLAAWVAACGAQSRGLGQEPSVSGGESAAPAMWSSHGGFESGYGGSAISGGYTQSPGGFGSPAATQGEKKQRSRSQNIVPCTVSQLLAAEQIDETFKIREVEISQVVIMGIIRQAEKAPTNILYKIDDMTAAPMDVRQWVDTDEAGSENVVVPPGTYVKVAGHLRSFQNKKSLVAFKIMPLEDMNEFTTHLLEIVNAHMVLRKSIMTSSKMPQSLGSFGMGDMASYGCGSSVPVNGLTAHQSQVLNLIKSCSDPEGLSLKELKSQLHNINIITIKQAVEFLSSEGHIYSTVDDDHYKSTDAE; from the exons ATGGCGGCGGCGGCTCAGCCGCTCGCCGGGGCCGCGGCGACCGGAAGGAGCGGACTGCGCCTGCGCCACCCCCGCCACGGTGGGAGCCGATTGGCCGGAGCGCTGCGCGCGCTGCGTGTCGGGCTCGCGGCCTGGGTGGCTGCTTGTGGCGCGCAGAGCCGCGGTTTGGGGCAGGAGCCGAGCGTGTCTGGCGGGGAGTCCGCGGCACCCGCCATGTGGAGCAGCCACG gtGGCTTTGAGAGTGGCTATGGAGGGTCTGCAATTAGTGGGGGATACACACAGTCCCCAGGGGGGTTTGGATCTCCTGCAGCCACCCAGGGAGAAAAGAAACAG AGATCCCGATCCCAGAATATTGTGCCATGTACAGTGTCTCAGTTACTTGCTGCTGAGCAGATTGATGAGACATTCAAGATCCGAGAAGTAGAGATCTCGCag GTTGTTATCATGGGGATAATCAGACAGGCAGAGAAAGCACCAACCAACATCCTCTACAAAATAGATGATATGACTGCAGCCCCAATGGATGTCAGACAGTGGGTTGATACTGAT GAGGCAGGGAGTGAGAATGTTGTGGTGCCCCCAGGAACTTACGTGAAAGTGGCTGGTCATCTTCGATCATTCCAG AATAAGAAGAGCCTGGTAGCATTTAAGATCATGCCTCTTGAAGATATGAATGAGTTCACCACACACTTATTGGAAATCGTCAATGCACATATGGTCCTCAGAAAAAGCATCATG ACATCATCAAAAATGCCTCAGTCTCTGGGCTCCTTTGGAATGGGTGATATGGCAAGCTATGGATGTGGTAGTAGTGTGCCAGTGAATGGACTTACAGCACATCAGAGTCAG GTGTTAAATTTGATTAAAAGCTGCTCTGATCCAGAAGGCTTGAGCCTGAAGGAGCTGAAATCCCAACTACATAACATCAATATAATAACAATCAA GCAAGCGGTTGAATTTCTTAGCAGTGAGGGACACATCTATTCCACTGTGGATGACGATCACTATAAATCTACAGATGCCGAATAA